The following are from one region of the Hymenobacter radiodurans genome:
- a CDS encoding amino acid permease produces MLKKSLELLRQEAAETGTHTLKRSLSAFNLVAIGVGVIIGAGLFSLTGIAAANHTGPAVTLSFLVAAVGCAFSALCYAEFASMVPVAGSAYTYSYATLGELFAWIIGWDLVLEYSVGAAAVAISWSQYLTRFLAKYDLHIPAQLVMSPFETSTLADGSVVHGFVNLPAILIVLAITAIVIRGTQGSAWVNATIVALKVSVVLVFIALGWQYIDPANYQPYIPANTGTFGEFGLSGILRGAGVIFFVFIGFDIVATMAQEAKKPQRDMPIGIIGSLVVCTILFVLFGHVMTGLANYTEFKNSAAPVAIAIEKTPYAWLSQAIIIAILIGYTSVILVDLLGQSRVFFSMSRDGLLPKIFSEIHPRFQTPYKSNILLAALISAFAGLVPIQVVGEMTSIGTLLAFVMVCLGVLIMRKQQPDAPRAFRTPWVPLVPIMGILTCLLMMFSLPWDTWLRLIVWLAAGLVIYYLYGKKHSKLRLAQEQAQVKA; encoded by the coding sequence ATGCTCAAAAAGTCACTGGAATTGCTGCGACAAGAGGCGGCCGAAACCGGCACTCACACCCTCAAGCGCAGTCTGAGTGCCTTCAACCTTGTCGCCATTGGGGTAGGGGTTATCATTGGGGCGGGACTCTTTTCCCTTACTGGTATAGCGGCCGCCAATCATACCGGACCAGCCGTTACGCTTTCATTTTTGGTAGCAGCCGTTGGCTGTGCCTTTTCGGCCCTGTGCTACGCGGAGTTTGCGTCTATGGTACCCGTCGCTGGCTCCGCCTATACCTATTCCTACGCTACGCTAGGTGAGCTGTTTGCCTGGATTATTGGCTGGGATTTGGTGCTCGAATATTCCGTGGGCGCCGCGGCCGTAGCCATCAGCTGGTCGCAGTACCTGACGCGGTTTTTGGCCAAATACGACCTGCATATTCCCGCTCAGCTGGTTATGTCGCCCTTCGAGACGTCTACTTTGGCCGATGGCTCGGTGGTGCACGGGTTCGTCAATCTGCCCGCTATTCTGATCGTGCTGGCCATCACAGCCATCGTGATTCGGGGTACGCAGGGCTCGGCCTGGGTTAACGCAACCATTGTGGCCCTGAAGGTATCGGTAGTGCTGGTGTTTATTGCGTTGGGTTGGCAATACATCGATCCGGCTAATTATCAGCCCTATATCCCGGCCAATACGGGCACGTTTGGTGAGTTTGGCTTGAGCGGCATTCTGCGCGGAGCCGGTGTTATCTTCTTCGTCTTCATCGGCTTTGATATTGTGGCCACGATGGCGCAGGAAGCAAAAAAACCCCAGCGTGATATGCCTATCGGCATCATCGGCTCGCTGGTCGTGTGTACTATTCTGTTCGTGTTGTTTGGGCACGTAATGACGGGCCTGGCCAACTACACAGAGTTCAAAAATAGCGCCGCGCCGGTAGCCATCGCCATCGAGAAAACGCCGTATGCCTGGCTGAGTCAAGCCATTATTATCGCCATCCTGATTGGCTACACCTCCGTCATTCTGGTGGATTTGCTGGGGCAGTCGCGGGTGTTTTTCTCCATGTCGCGCGACGGACTGTTGCCCAAGATCTTCTCCGAAATTCACCCTCGCTTCCAGACGCCTTACAAATCAAACATCTTGTTGGCCGCCCTAATCAGCGCTTTCGCAGGCTTGGTGCCCATTCAGGTAGTAGGCGAAATGACCAGTATTGGTACGCTGCTGGCCTTCGTGATGGTGTGCCTCGGCGTACTCATTATGCGCAAGCAGCAGCCCGATGCGCCCCGCGCTTTTCGCACGCCGTGGGTGCCGCTGGTGCCCATTATGGGCATCCTGACCTGCTTACTGATGATGTTTTCGCTCCCCTGGGATACCTGGTTGCGCCTCATTGTGTGGCTGGCAGCCGGACTAGTGATTTATTACCTCTATGGTAAAAAGCACAGCAAACTGCGACTAGCACAGGAACAAGCCCAAGTGAAGGCTTAA
- a CDS encoding EcsC family protein, translating to MNCPDEQALTELRAWQQRMQKSPTLLNRFTRRVQIRLNAFLPERVHEAITTAIRQMVRGVLFGSMHTTRQPLLEAPWAERETAVRTRIRYYRNTASAEGAVTGAGGFLLGLADFPLLLGLKLKLLFDVAALYGHDVRDYTERLYLLYIFQLAFSSQHTRNEVYRRIADWDSYRHTLPTDVNEFDWRTFQQEYRDYIDLAKLAQLVPVIGAAVGAVANYRLIEQLGETAMNCYRMRHLEPKGTMLPPSAG from the coding sequence ATGAACTGCCCCGACGAACAAGCCCTCACTGAACTCCGCGCCTGGCAACAGCGCATGCAGAAGTCACCGACGCTGCTGAACCGCTTCACGCGCCGGGTACAGATTCGGTTGAATGCGTTTCTGCCCGAGCGGGTGCATGAGGCCATTACCACGGCTATTCGGCAGATGGTGCGCGGGGTGTTGTTTGGGTCGATGCACACTACGCGCCAGCCGCTGCTGGAGGCGCCGTGGGCGGAACGGGAAACGGCGGTGCGCACCCGCATCCGTTACTACCGCAACACCGCGTCGGCCGAAGGCGCCGTGACGGGGGCGGGGGGCTTTTTGCTGGGCCTGGCCGATTTTCCGCTGCTGCTGGGCCTCAAGCTTAAGCTGCTCTTCGACGTAGCCGCCCTCTACGGCCACGACGTGCGCGATTATACTGAGCGGCTCTATCTACTGTACATTTTTCAGCTGGCCTTTTCCAGTCAGCACACCCGCAATGAGGTGTATCGTCGCATTGCCGACTGGGACAGCTACCGCCACACGCTGCCCACCGATGTAAATGAGTTTGATTGGCGCACCTTTCAGCAAGAGTACCGCGACTACATCGACTTGGCGAAGCTGGCCCAGCTGGTGCCCGTAATTGGAGCAGCGGTGGGAGCGGTGGCCAACTACCGCCTCATCGAGCAACTCGGCGAAACGGCCATGAACTGTTACCGCATGCGCCATCTTGAGCCGAAGGGTACTATGTTGCCCCCCAGCGCCGGCTAA
- a CDS encoding Gfo/Idh/MocA family protein, whose translation MSIPLHSGAEQPEVSFAICGVGHIGRRHAALVQRQPGAKLVALIDIRAELELELSAEFVGIPFFTSLEEYLAHGPAADVLTVATPNHLHAPQAIAGLRHGLHVLVEKPLALRTADAEQVVATASQAGRLVFGVMQNRYSPPAVWLKQVIEENRLGSIFMVQINCFWNRDARYYRPGSWHGTHAQDGGTLFTQFSHFIDLLYWVFGDVTNVQARFHDFNHQHLTEFEDSGLVTFDLVRGGTGTLHYSTAVWDRNLESSLTVIGEHGSLRIGGQYMDKVEHCHIRDYECPPLLPTNPANHYGFYQGSAANHVQAIEEVVEAVKSGDLCETNAREGVKVVEIIERIYGLK comes from the coding sequence ATGAGTATACCGTTACACTCCGGAGCCGAGCAGCCCGAGGTAAGCTTTGCTATTTGTGGTGTGGGCCACATTGGTCGTCGCCACGCGGCGCTGGTGCAGCGTCAGCCGGGTGCCAAGCTTGTAGCCTTAATCGATATCAGGGCTGAGCTAGAATTGGAGCTGTCCGCCGAATTTGTGGGGATTCCTTTCTTCACGTCTCTTGAAGAATATCTCGCCCATGGTCCCGCCGCTGATGTCCTTACGGTAGCCACGCCCAATCATCTGCACGCGCCCCAGGCAATTGCCGGCTTACGCCACGGGCTACATGTGTTGGTAGAAAAGCCGCTAGCCCTGCGCACCGCCGATGCGGAACAAGTTGTGGCTACGGCCTCGCAGGCGGGCCGGTTGGTATTTGGAGTAATGCAGAATCGCTACTCACCGCCGGCCGTTTGGCTGAAGCAAGTAATTGAGGAAAACCGACTGGGGAGCATTTTTATGGTCCAGATAAACTGTTTCTGGAACCGCGATGCCCGCTACTACCGCCCCGGCAGCTGGCACGGCACCCACGCTCAGGACGGCGGTACGCTCTTCACTCAGTTCAGCCACTTCATCGATCTGCTCTACTGGGTTTTCGGCGACGTAACTAATGTGCAAGCCCGTTTCCATGACTTCAACCACCAGCACCTTACCGAGTTTGAGGATAGCGGCCTCGTGACTTTTGACCTCGTACGCGGCGGTACTGGCACTCTGCATTACAGCACCGCCGTCTGGGACCGCAACCTCGAAAGCAGCCTCACCGTCATCGGCGAGCACGGCAGTCTGCGCATCGGTGGGCAATACATGGATAAAGTGGAGCACTGCCACATCCGCGACTACGAATGCCCGCCGCTTCTGCCGACCAATCCCGCCAATCACTACGGTTTCTACCAAGGCAGCGCCGCCAATCATGTGCAGGCGATAGAAGAGGTGGTTGAGGCAGTTAAAAGCGGCGATTTATGTGAAACGAATGCTCGGGAAGGAGTGAAAGTGGTGGAGATTATTGAGCGGATTTATGGCTTAAAGTAA
- a CDS encoding glycosyltransferase family 2 protein, which translates to MTGLSILIPVYNRDVTTLVRALSEQATDWAGPVEILCLDDGSEERYKLLNRVIADWPRVVYQELPHNIGRSAARNHLAASASQPWLLLLDNNVSLPDTRFLARYSAAILQPTAPVLVGGTRYGLTPPADATTFLRWHYGRRREAFAAASRQQKPHHQFKLKNVLLRAEVFNQIKLDEAITRYGHEDTKFGWRLQAAGIAVQHLDNPVLHDGLETNEVFLRNSRQAVQNLVHLHQTEALGADTKLLRTTLQLQRFGVGAAARILLSIVEPLLWRQVLGPAPRLRNLDSLKLLWALRAMKQ; encoded by the coding sequence ATGACCGGTCTGTCCATTCTGATTCCTGTTTATAACCGTGATGTCACCACACTGGTACGGGCATTATCGGAGCAGGCAACAGATTGGGCCGGACCCGTGGAAATTCTCTGTCTGGATGATGGTTCTGAGGAACGCTACAAACTTCTTAACCGAGTAATAGCTGATTGGCCCCGAGTAGTTTATCAAGAATTACCTCACAACATTGGGCGCTCAGCAGCGCGGAATCATTTGGCGGCTAGCGCCAGCCAACCATGGTTGTTGCTCCTTGATAATAATGTAAGCCTTCCAGATACGCGTTTTTTGGCCCGCTATAGTGCAGCTATTCTCCAGCCTACGGCACCCGTGCTAGTGGGCGGAACCAGGTATGGCCTAACCCCGCCGGCCGATGCCACTACTTTTCTGCGCTGGCACTACGGGCGCAGGAGAGAGGCTTTTGCGGCAGCCTCGCGCCAGCAAAAGCCTCATCATCAATTCAAACTAAAGAATGTATTGCTGAGAGCGGAGGTGTTCAACCAGATAAAACTGGATGAAGCCATCACGCGCTATGGGCATGAGGATACCAAATTCGGGTGGCGCTTACAAGCGGCGGGCATTGCGGTGCAGCATCTAGATAATCCTGTGTTGCATGATGGGTTGGAAACGAATGAAGTTTTCCTGCGAAATTCGCGTCAAGCTGTGCAGAACCTAGTCCACTTGCACCAAACGGAAGCATTAGGCGCGGATACCAAGCTGCTGCGTACGACTCTGCAGCTACAGCGCTTTGGCGTAGGTGCAGCTGCGCGTATCCTGTTAAGTATAGTGGAGCCACTGTTATGGCGGCAGGTGCTGGGCCCTGCTCCGCGGCTACGTAACCTAGATAGCTTGAAGCTACTTTGGGCGCTGCGGGCAATGAAACAGTAG
- a CDS encoding cell division ATP-binding protein FtsE, which yields MSDSAVPVVELHDAYIMQDVNTVLQKITFTLEKGEFAYLVGRTGSGKSSLLKTLYADLPLGGGVGTVAGFPLQKLSSSKVPYLRRKLGIIFQDFQLLFDRTVAENLIFVLKATGWSGKARIQNRLSEVLMRVGLANSASKMPHQLSGGEQQRVVIARALLNEPLLLLADEPTGNLDPEVAADIMRLFVEINNAGTAVLMATHNYQIIRQYPKRVLKCENGQLLDSTQVSFKLTE from the coding sequence ATGTCAGATTCCGCCGTACCCGTTGTTGAACTCCACGACGCCTACATTATGCAGGACGTGAATACGGTACTGCAAAAGATCACCTTTACCCTTGAAAAAGGCGAATTCGCGTATCTGGTTGGTCGCACGGGCTCTGGCAAAAGCTCATTGCTGAAAACCCTGTACGCCGATCTGCCGCTGGGTGGGGGAGTGGGTACAGTAGCCGGTTTCCCATTGCAAAAACTTAGCTCCAGCAAGGTGCCGTATCTGCGGCGTAAGCTGGGGATTATCTTCCAAGATTTTCAGCTGCTTTTCGACCGTACCGTAGCCGAAAACCTGATTTTTGTTCTTAAAGCAACTGGTTGGAGCGGCAAGGCCCGCATTCAGAATCGCTTGTCGGAAGTGCTGATGCGCGTGGGGTTAGCCAACTCGGCCAGCAAAATGCCCCACCAACTTTCGGGAGGAGAGCAGCAGCGTGTGGTTATTGCCCGCGCCTTACTTAACGAACCCTTATTGCTGCTGGCTGATGAGCCTACCGGCAACCTCGACCCCGAGGTGGCTGCTGATATCATGCGCTTGTTCGTGGAAATCAACAATGCCGGTACGGCCGTGCTGATGGCTACGCACAACTACCAGATTATTCGGCAGTACCCGAAGCGGGTGCTGAAGTGCGAAAACGGGCAACTGCTTGACTCAACGCAAGTTTCCTTCAAGCTGACTGAATAA
- a CDS encoding fructose-6-phosphate aldolase, which translates to MYIIKVKGKAKIPDYIQLRDEEFVLIAYFRADRPLKDLHRYGLEGKETALAGVIAGLEFGKLQKLEV; encoded by the coding sequence ATGTACATCATCAAAGTAAAAGGCAAGGCAAAAATCCCGGACTATATACAGCTCCGCGACGAGGAATTTGTGCTGATTGCTTATTTCCGCGCCGACCGCCCTTTGAAAGATCTGCACCGCTACGGGTTGGAAGGGAAGGAAACCGCCTTGGCTGGAGTTATTGCCGGGCTGGAGTTTGGAAAGCTACAAAAGCTGGAAGTTTGA
- the fsa gene encoding fructose-6-phosphate aldolase encodes MKFFIDTANLREIQEAVELGVLDGVTTNPSLMAKEGIKGMDNIMAHYRQICEMVDGDVSAEVIGITFDDMVREGEMFAELHPNIVVKVPMTRDGVKAIKHFSEKGIKTNCTLIFSAGQALLAAKAGATYISPFVGRLDDIGHDGLVLVQQIVDIFSNYGYPTQVLAASVRHVPHLIQCAEIGADVVTCPLNVITGLLNHPLTDKGLAQFLADHKKVNG; translated from the coding sequence ATGAAATTCTTCATTGATACCGCTAACCTCCGTGAAATTCAGGAAGCCGTTGAACTCGGTGTACTGGACGGAGTGACTACTAATCCCTCCCTGATGGCCAAAGAGGGCATCAAGGGCATGGACAACATCATGGCCCATTATCGGCAGATCTGCGAGATGGTAGATGGCGATGTGTCGGCCGAAGTTATTGGTATCACCTTCGATGATATGGTACGCGAGGGCGAGATGTTTGCCGAACTGCACCCGAACATTGTGGTGAAAGTGCCCATGACCCGCGACGGGGTAAAGGCCATTAAGCACTTCTCTGAAAAGGGCATCAAAACGAACTGCACCCTGATTTTCTCAGCTGGTCAAGCGCTGTTGGCCGCCAAAGCCGGAGCTACCTACATTTCCCCCTTCGTGGGCCGCTTAGACGATATCGGGCATGATGGCCTAGTGCTGGTTCAGCAGATTGTAGATATTTTCAGCAACTATGGTTATCCAACGCAGGTATTGGCCGCGTCGGTGCGCCATGTGCCGCACCTGATTCAGTGCGCTGAAATAGGGGCTGACGTGGTCACTTGCCCGCTCAACGTTATTACCGGCTTGCTCAATCACCCACTTACCGACAAAGGGCTGGCGCAGTTTCTGGCCGACCATAAAAAGGTGAACGGATAA
- a CDS encoding carboxypeptidase-like regulatory domain-containing protein encodes MKISTYLLTSALCLLLPALSNAQSKTARNSQLSSKALAVATPKAKANKSVAQPVAAIIVEPEIITRVFTGTVLGAWNDPLAGAIITVISDPKEGGITNSSGGYMIKSTSTSLSLRVTYAGYQDALVEVNDTSPLLVQMTPIDHYERQVKKNLKAAEKAYRKP; translated from the coding sequence GTGAAAATCTCTACCTACCTCCTCACCAGCGCGCTATGTCTCCTGCTACCTGCCTTGAGCAACGCACAATCAAAAACGGCTCGTAATTCCCAACTGTCGAGCAAAGCTCTAGCTGTGGCAACGCCCAAAGCAAAGGCAAACAAATCAGTTGCTCAGCCAGTCGCCGCTATCATTGTTGAACCCGAGATTATTACACGGGTATTTACCGGTACTGTACTAGGTGCCTGGAACGACCCATTGGCCGGCGCTATCATTACGGTTATTTCGGATCCTAAGGAGGGAGGCATTACCAATTCGTCTGGTGGCTACATGATCAAATCTACCTCTACTAGCCTTTCCTTGCGTGTAACCTACGCTGGCTACCAAGATGCGCTCGTGGAAGTGAATGATACAAGTCCGTTACTGGTGCAAATGACACCCATTGATCATTATGAGCGCCAAGTAAAGAAAAACCTGAAAGCGGCCGAGAAGGCGTACCGCAAACCGTAA
- the guaA gene encoding glutamine-hydrolyzing GMP synthase, giving the protein MPQQILILDFGSQYTQLIARRIRELNVYCEIHPFTHAPALTEDIRGVVLSGSPCSVRDPEAPNPDLSLYLGRVPVLGVCYGAQLLAQQGGGEVLPATIREYGRARLNHIEKSSPLMRELSLDSQVWMSHGDTIKVLPTGYEVIASTHEVEVAAYHISGQETYGIQFHPEVTHSTEGKTLMRNFVVDICGCDQSWTPEHFVSSMVAALQNTIGETDQVILGLSGGVDSSVAALLLHEAIGSRLHGIFVDNGLLRKDEYEGVLEAYEVLGLNVRGVDASQEFYSALAGLSDPELKRKAIGRTFIEVFEREAKKVEGATWLAQGTIYPDVIESVSVKGPAVTIKSHHNVGGLPELMNLKVVEPLRMLFKDEVREVGAALNLPPNILNRHPFPGPGLAIRILGDITPEKVQLLQKADAIFIDSLREYGLYDKIWQAGVMLLPIQSVGVMGDERTYEQVVALRAVTSVDGMTADWAHLPYDFLAHVSNKIINQVRGINRVVYDISSKPPATIEWE; this is encoded by the coding sequence ATGCCCCAACAGATTCTGATTCTTGATTTCGGCTCCCAATACACGCAGCTCATTGCCCGACGCATTCGCGAGCTGAACGTTTACTGCGAGATTCACCCTTTCACGCACGCCCCGGCCCTCACTGAGGATATCCGGGGCGTGGTGCTTTCAGGCTCCCCCTGCTCCGTGCGCGATCCTGAAGCTCCTAACCCTGATTTGAGCCTATATCTTGGCCGCGTGCCGGTGCTGGGTGTATGCTACGGCGCGCAGCTGCTGGCTCAGCAAGGTGGCGGCGAAGTATTGCCTGCTACCATCCGGGAGTATGGCCGCGCCCGCCTCAATCATATCGAAAAGAGCAGCCCGCTGATGCGTGAACTCAGCCTCGATTCGCAAGTATGGATGTCGCACGGCGACACTATTAAGGTGTTACCGACCGGCTACGAAGTAATTGCCAGCACCCATGAAGTGGAAGTAGCTGCTTACCATATTAGCGGCCAAGAAACCTACGGCATCCAGTTTCACCCTGAGGTAACGCACTCTACAGAAGGCAAAACGCTGATGCGCAACTTCGTAGTCGATATTTGCGGCTGCGACCAAAGCTGGACGCCCGAGCACTTTGTAAGCAGTATGGTAGCGGCCTTGCAAAATACCATCGGCGAAACCGACCAAGTAATTCTGGGCTTATCCGGCGGCGTCGATTCCAGCGTGGCGGCTTTACTGCTGCACGAAGCCATTGGGTCGCGTCTGCACGGTATTTTCGTGGATAATGGCCTGTTGCGGAAAGATGAGTACGAAGGCGTACTGGAGGCTTATGAAGTGCTGGGCCTGAACGTGCGCGGCGTGGATGCTTCACAAGAATTCTATTCGGCGCTGGCAGGCCTCTCCGACCCCGAACTGAAGCGCAAAGCTATTGGCCGCACATTTATTGAAGTATTCGAGCGCGAAGCCAAAAAGGTAGAAGGTGCTACGTGGCTAGCCCAGGGCACCATCTATCCCGATGTGATTGAATCGGTGTCGGTGAAAGGACCAGCGGTAACTATCAAGAGCCACCACAACGTGGGCGGCCTGCCGGAGTTGATGAACCTGAAAGTGGTGGAGCCGCTCCGGATGCTGTTTAAGGATGAGGTGCGGGAAGTAGGTGCGGCCCTCAATTTGCCCCCCAACATCCTAAATCGTCATCCCTTTCCCGGTCCTGGCCTCGCCATACGCATCCTCGGTGACATCACGCCTGAAAAGGTACAGTTACTTCAGAAAGCCGATGCCATCTTCATTGATTCGCTCCGTGAGTATGGGCTTTACGACAAAATTTGGCAGGCCGGCGTAATGCTGCTGCCCATTCAAAGCGTGGGCGTAATGGGCGATGAGCGCACTTATGAGCAAGTTGTAGCTCTGCGTGCCGTGACCAGCGTAGACGGCATGACGGCCGACTGGGCCCACCTCCCCTACGACTTTCTGGCTCACGTATCCAACAAGATCATCAACCAAGTGCGCGGCATCAACCGCGTAGTGTACGACATCAGCTCCAAGCCGCCCGCTACCATTGAGTGGGAATAG
- a CDS encoding DUF4153 domain-containing protein, translating into MQLPSLNNLGREAARVVRRFPLTLLCALMLCASIIYAIRFSDTDTRWHEWLFPLASAAVLGLTLTLSASLAAERYRWPMWLRLLTQAGTVALLALWYVSCPPEPTLRWGMRLFLLLVGQHLLVAAVPYLLELRRRADTPGFWRYNETLFLRILTAGLYSGVLFVGCSLALLAIDNLFDVKLDDKLYAYLFVVLATVFNTWFFLAGVPRDFAALELETGYPKGLKLFTQFVLLPLVVLYLAILYAYLARILGLWELPKGWVSTLVLALAVAGIFALLLIHPIRDAAENTWIRTFARWFYWSLFPLLGLLAVAIGTRIRAYGITEERYLVLVLAAWLMLITIYFLLRQGRGIIWIPASLAVAAFLASGGPWGLFQWPSGASWPNCARSAKSTSSCKTASSTGLVSGCPNCPRKQAGASHPFLIFSRSAIIWRPFNPSSPLH; encoded by the coding sequence ATGCAACTCCCTTCTCTCAATAACCTCGGCCGCGAAGCGGCCCGCGTGGTGCGCCGCTTTCCGCTTACGCTCCTCTGCGCGCTGATGCTATGCGCCTCCATTATTTACGCAATCCGGTTTAGCGATACCGATACAAGGTGGCACGAGTGGCTTTTTCCGCTGGCCTCGGCGGCGGTGCTGGGCCTCACCCTCACGCTGAGCGCATCCCTAGCTGCTGAGCGTTACCGCTGGCCCATGTGGCTACGCCTATTGACACAAGCCGGGACCGTGGCACTGCTAGCACTATGGTACGTTAGCTGCCCACCTGAGCCTACTCTGCGTTGGGGAATGCGGCTATTTCTTTTGCTTGTCGGGCAACATTTGCTGGTGGCCGCGGTGCCGTATTTACTGGAGCTGCGCCGCCGCGCCGATACGCCTGGCTTCTGGCGCTACAACGAGACGCTGTTTTTGCGCATTCTCACCGCGGGTCTGTACTCGGGCGTGCTGTTCGTGGGTTGTTCGCTGGCTTTGTTGGCAATCGACAACCTGTTTGATGTTAAGCTAGATGATAAGCTTTATGCGTACTTATTCGTCGTGTTGGCTACGGTATTCAATACGTGGTTTTTTCTGGCCGGCGTGCCCCGCGACTTCGCCGCCCTGGAACTAGAAACCGGTTACCCGAAGGGGCTGAAGCTGTTTACACAGTTTGTACTGCTGCCGCTGGTGGTGCTGTACCTAGCCATCCTGTACGCTTACCTCGCCCGAATTCTGGGGCTGTGGGAACTGCCCAAAGGTTGGGTATCGACGCTGGTGCTAGCCTTGGCCGTGGCAGGTATTTTTGCTTTGCTGCTCATTCACCCCATCCGCGACGCCGCCGAAAACACCTGGATTCGCACCTTCGCACGATGGTTTTATTGGTCTCTGTTTCCACTGCTGGGGCTGTTGGCCGTAGCCATTGGCACCCGCATTCGGGCGTACGGCATTACGGAAGAGCGTTATCTCGTGCTGGTGCTGGCCGCTTGGCTGATGCTGATTACTATTTACTTCCTGCTGCGGCAGGGGCGGGGCATTATCTGGATTCCGGCGTCGTTGGCGGTGGCAGCATTTTTGGCCTCGGGTGGGCCCTGGGGGCTTTTTCAGTGGCCGAGCGGAGCCAGTTGGCCCAACTGCGCGCGGTCAGCGAAGAGTACAAGCTCCTGCAAAACGGCAAGCTCGACGGGGCTGGTAAGCGGGTGCCCGAACTGCCCAAGGAAGCAGGCCGGCGCATCACATCCATTTTTGATTTTTTCACGGAGCGCAATAATCTGGAGGCCATTCAACCCTTCTTCACCGCTTCACTGA
- a CDS encoding DUF1361 domain-containing protein produces MPVSLPQLPSVSYLRQRLGLLLVLGASITLSVVLITFRVFMTQELTFVFLLWNLFLALIPFGLSTMLGLAAGPVRRRLLLPTGAIWLLFFPNAPYILTDLFHLAPRPGVPYWYDLALILTCAWNGLMLAYASLIEMQALVRRRMGAVVGWGFATAAIVLSSFGIYLGRYLRWNSWDVFTNPLTLFYDILNRVLHPMAHPRTYGVTILFTAFLLLGYITVRQLAGLHKEEQER; encoded by the coding sequence ATGCCTGTTTCTCTGCCTCAGCTGCCCTCAGTATCTTATTTGCGTCAACGTCTGGGGCTGCTGTTAGTGCTGGGCGCATCTATTACGCTGAGCGTCGTACTGATTACGTTCCGGGTATTTATGACGCAGGAGCTGACGTTTGTGTTCCTGCTCTGGAATCTGTTTCTGGCTTTGATACCCTTCGGCCTCAGCACCATGCTCGGCTTAGCTGCCGGCCCGGTTCGGCGACGTCTGCTGCTACCTACAGGGGCTATCTGGCTGTTGTTTTTCCCAAACGCGCCCTACATTCTCACCGACTTGTTTCACTTGGCGCCTCGTCCCGGCGTGCCTTATTGGTACGATCTGGCCCTCATCCTGACGTGCGCCTGGAATGGGCTAATGCTGGCCTATGCTTCTTTAATCGAAATGCAAGCCCTGGTGCGCCGCCGTATGGGCGCGGTCGTCGGCTGGGGATTTGCTACGGCGGCCATTGTTCTGAGCAGCTTCGGAATTTATTTGGGCCGCTATCTGCGCTGGAATAGCTGGGATGTATTCACTAATCCGCTTACACTCTTCTACGATATCCTCAATCGGGTGCTGCACCCCATGGCTCACCCGCGCACCTACGGCGTCACTATTCTATTTACTGCGTTTTTGCTGCTGGGCTATATTACTGTTCGCCAACTGGCAGGCCTGCATAAAGAAGAGCAGGAGCGGTAA